One Cryptococcus decagattii chromosome 9, complete sequence DNA window includes the following coding sequences:
- a CDS encoding phenylalanine-tRNA ligase, alpha subunit, with protein MPLPTAEDIQPIILQTLEASGSIPDSRELAYNGRLLQSADDQGVVRAVLDSLASKEMVEYKQITTTTYSLTEEGEGITQNGSHEYRVWEVLPVKGQGEPVGIPELKKRLGDETTKVGQMRAFKNKWIAKDGAGFVRAVEAPVDETAVQMKEIKESGLVAGGEAVVKELQKRKLIQHKKHIHYSISKGPQFSTEVKQLETDLTVEMLQSGGWKDASFKQYNFAAAGQPTDGGALHPLLKVREEFRTIFFDMGFTEMPTNRFVESAFWNFDAMFVPQQHPAREMQDTFYVKDPAKALQPDIDYYERIQKIHEEGGYGSIGYRAPFSHDESQKLLLRTHTTAITTDMLYRLANQPGGFKPAKMFSIDRVFRNETADATHLAEFHQVEGLVADYDINLGHLLAFMQEFFSKTGNHKLRFKPAYNPYTEPSMEVFSYHEGLGKWIEIANSGVFRPEMLEPMGLPKGVRVLGWGMSLERPTMIKYKIQDIRTLVGHKTDLDQVKKRPAVRLEKGDD; from the exons ATGCCTCTGCCCACCGCGGAAGATATCCAACCCATAATCCTTCAAACACTTGAAGCATCTGGCTCCATTCCGGACTCTCGCGAATTGGCGTACAATGGCCGGCTTTTACAATCTGCTGATGACCAGGGTGTTGTAAGGGCTGTTTTGGACAGTTTGGCAAGTAAAGAG ATGGTTGAGTACAAGCAAATCACCACTACCACGTACAGCCTTActgaggagggagaaggtATCACTCAAAATGGTTCGCACGAGTATAGAGTGTGGGAGGTACTTCCTGTCAAGGGTCAAGGGGAGCCCGTTGGTATTCCTGAACTCAAG AAACGTCTTGGTGATGAGACTACCAAGGTTGGTCAGATGCGAGCGTTCAAGAACAAGTGGATAGCAAAGGATGGTGCAGGTTTCGTTCGTGCG GTTGAGGCCCCTGTGGATGAGACTGCTGTGCAAATGAAGGAGATCAAGGAGAGCGGGCTGGTTGCAGGCGGTGAAGCCGTTGTCAAGGAGTtgcaaaaaagaaaattgATTCAGCATAA GAAGCACATCCATTACTCTATTTCCAAAGGACCTCAGTTCTCTACAGAAGTCAAGCAGCTCGAAACTGACCTTACTGTTGAAATGCTCCAATC AGGTGGTTGGAAAGATGCTTCGTTCAAGCAGTACAATTTTGCCGCCGCTGGTCAGCCTACTGATGGTGGCGCTCTCCATCCATTGTTGAAGGTTCGAGAAGAGTTCAGGACCATTTTCTTTGACATGGG TTTCACCGAGATGCCTACAAACAGGTTCGTCGAATCCGCCTTCTGGAACTTCGACGCCATGTTCGTTCCTCAACAACATCCTGCTCGAGAGATGCAGGACACGTTCTACGTTAAAG ACCCGGCCAAAGCCCTCCAGCCTGATATCGACTACTATGAGCGAATTCAAAAGATTCACGAGGAAGGAGGTTATGGATCTATCGGTTACCGAGCACCTTTCTCTCACGACGAGAGTCAGAAGCTCTTGTTGCGTACACATACCACTGCTATCACTACCGACATGCTTTACAGGCTCGCCAATCAGCCTGGTGGGTTCAAGCCGGCGAAGATGTTCTCTATCGACCGAGTTTTCAG AAATGAAACTGCCGATGCTACCCATTTGGCAGAGTTCCACCAAGTGGAAGGTCTTGTTGCCGACTACGATATCAATCTCGGTCACCTTCTTG CGTTCATGCAAGAGTTCTTCTCCAAGACTGGTAACCACAAGCTGAGATTTAAGCCTGCATACAACCCCTACACTGAA CCCAGTATGGAAGTTTTCTCATACCATGAAGGCTTGGGCAAGTGgattgaaattgccaac TCTGGTGTCTTCCGCCCTGAGATGCTCGAGCCCATGGGTCTTCCCAAGGGTGTCCGTGTTCTTGGCTGGGGTATGTCTCTCGAACGTCCTACGATGATCAAATATAAGATACAAGATATTAGGACGCTTGTGGGACACAAAACGGATTTGGATCAGGTGAAGAAAAGGCCGGCGGTCAGGTTGGAGAAGGGCGATGACTAG
- a CDS encoding serine/threonine-protein phosphatase 2B catalytic subunit A1, producing MASPATQTANVIAAINNRSNLVIPEIDFTQHQLENGEVVSTTERVIKDVQAPAMYVPTDDQFFSKVDKTKPDIAFLKNHFYREGRLTEEQALYILEKGGELLRSEPNLLEVDAPITVCGDIHGQYYDLMKLFEVGGNPADTRYLFLGDYVDRGYFSIECVLYLWSLKMWYPDTLFLLRGNHECRHLTDYFTFKLECKHKYSETVYNACMESFCNLPLAAVMNKQFLCIHGGLSPELHTLDDLRSINRFREPPTQGLMCDILWADPLEDFGSEKTNDNFLHNHVRGCSYFFTYNAACQFLERNNLLSIIRAHEAQDAGYRMYRKTKTTGFPSVMTIFSAPNYLDVYSNKAAVLKYESNVMNIRQFNCTPHPYWLPNFMDVFTWSLPFVGEKITDMLIAILNCCTKEELEEEDEEFPLGALETTDAESAAERRQIIKNKILAVGRMSRVFSLLREESERVSELKSIAGSNTLPAGMLASGAEGIKETIQGFEDARKSDIENERLPPDIIDPDEDKPASPSASPMMPATPKEATSEILHDSPVIGTPGTPISSAIVSGSPSSPGTPTSPSVGGPPLSAWRPGHGRRTSLGTTKTSPSTRRRSLENTMHLIRDVVGGKDAQGDGQLERLAEVISSPTKGGQDERE from the exons ATGGCTTCCCCAGCCACACAGACAGCTAATGTCATTGCGGCCATCAACAATCGCTCAAACCTTGTCATCCCGGAGATAGACTTCACCCAGCACCAGCTTGAGAACGGTGAAGTCGTTAGCACCACTGAGAGGGTCATCAAAGAT GTTCAAGCCCCAGCGATGTACGTTCCGACAGACGACCAATTCTTTTCTAAGGTGGATAAAACCAAGCCCGATATTGCATTCCTAAAGAACCACTTTTATCGAGAAGGGAGATTGACTGAGGAGCAAGCTTTGTATATCCTTGAAAA AGGCGGAGAGCTCTTGAGATCAGAACCAAACTTGCTGGAAGTTGACGCGCCCATCACTG TGTGCGGAGATATTCACGGTCAATAT TACGATTTGATGAAGCTCTTCGAGGTCGGTGGAAACCCGGCTGATACCCGTTATCTTTTCCTGGGGGACTACGTTGATCGAGGATACTTCTCTATTGAG TGTGTGCTTTATTTGTGGTCTCTCAAAATGTGGTATCCGGATACTCTTTTCTTATTGAGAGGTAACCATGAGTGCCGACACTTGACCGACTATTTCACCTTTAAACTCGAAT GCAAGCACAAGTACTCAGAGACTGTTTACAATGCTTGCATGGAGAGTTTTTGCAACTTACCGTTGGCAGCAGTTATGAACAAACAGTTTCTGTGCATTCATGGTGGCTTGTCTCCAGAGCTTCACACGCTGGATGATCTGCGATCT ATCAATCGGTTCCGAGAACCTCCCACTCAAGGTCTAATGTGTGATATCCTTTGGGCTGATCCTTTAGAAGACTTCGGCTCAGAAAAGACCAACGACAACTTCCTCCACAACCACGTCCGAGGTTGCAGTTACTTCTTCACCTATAATGCTGCATGTCAGTTCTTGGAGAGGAACAACTTGCTTTCTATTATTCGAGCTCACGAGGCTCAAGATGCTGG TTATCGAATGTATCGAAAAACTAAGACCACAGGCTTCCCTTCCGTCATGACCATTTTTTCAGCACCCAACTACCTTGACGTGTACTCTAACAAGGCTGCCGTGTTGAAGTACGAGTCAAACGTCATGAA CATTCGACAATTCAATTGCACGCCCCATCCTTACTGGCTGCCTAACTTTATGGACGTGTTCACCTGGAGTTTACCTTTCGTCGGCGAGAAGA TCACGGACATGCTTATTGCAATTCTCAACTGTTGCACTAaggaagagcttgaagaagaggacgaagagtTCCCTCTCGGTGCTCTCGAGACTACCGATGCCGAATCTGCAGCGGAAAGACGACAAATCATCAAGAACAAAATTCTTGCTGTTGGTCGCATGTCTCGAGTATTCTCTCTGTTGCGTGAAGAGTCTGAAAGGGTGTCTGAGCTTAAGAGTATCGCTGGCTCAAACACTTTACCCGCTGGCATGCTTGCCAGTGGTGCTGAAGGTATTAAAGAAACGATCCAGGGCTTTGAGGATGCTAGAAAAAGCGATATAGAGAATGAAAGGCTTCCTCCTGATATCATCGAC CCTGACGAGGACAAGCCTGCATCGCCATCTGCCTCTCCCATGATGCCCGCCACCCCTAAAGAGGCCACCAGCGAAATTCTTCACGACTCCCCAGTCATTGGTACTCCCGGAACCCCTATCTCCAGCGCTATTGTTTCCGGCTCTCCCAGTTCTCCTGGCACTCCCACCAGCCCCTCCGTTGGAGGTCCGCCACTCAGTGCTTGGCGGCCGGGCCATGGCCGTCGTACATCTTTGGGTACTACCAAGACTAGTCCGAGTACGCGAAGGAGAAGTCTGGAGAACACGATGCATTTGATCCGAGATGTGGTGGGTGGTAAGGATGCTCAGGGTGACGGGCAGCTGGAGAGACTCGCAGAGGTTATTTCGAGTCCGACGAAAGGCGGTCAAGACGAGAGGGAGTAG